The following proteins are encoded in a genomic region of Pirellulales bacterium:
- a CDS encoding RNA polymerase sigma factor, giving the protein MRRANRDDPGAFAELVHRYERVLRRVAESRLGTVEAAEDVVQETFLAAYKSRHSYDERFGFRTWLWTILLNQCRRYAGRQARHPRVVSMESHSPADAPASLAEVGAGEADSVLGGLMARERREILQQLLLKLSTVQADALRLRFFGGLKFQEIAETMQCSLCTAKNRVRWGLLKLAEFVQEEAREEAVTDHTARSEHDISRDDDRQSED; this is encoded by the coding sequence ATGCGCCGCGCCAACCGGGACGATCCGGGGGCGTTTGCCGAATTGGTGCATCGGTATGAGCGTGTTTTGCGGCGCGTGGCGGAGAGCCGACTAGGCACCGTCGAAGCGGCCGAAGACGTCGTGCAAGAGACGTTTCTCGCGGCCTACAAATCGCGGCACAGCTACGACGAGCGGTTTGGCTTTCGCACGTGGTTGTGGACCATCTTGCTGAATCAGTGTCGGCGCTATGCCGGCCGACAGGCGCGGCACCCGCGGGTCGTATCGATGGAAAGTCATTCGCCGGCCGATGCCCCCGCCTCCTTGGCCGAGGTCGGCGCCGGCGAGGCGGACAGCGTTCTGGGGGGCCTAATGGCCCGTGAACGCCGCGAGATTTTGCAACAACTACTGCTGAAATTGAGCACGGTGCAGGCGGACGCTCTGCGGTTGCGATTCTTCGGCGGGCTGAAGTTTCAAGAGATCGCCGAGACGATGCAGTGCAGCCTATGCACGGCCAAGAATCGGGTTCGCTGGGGGTTGTTGAAGCTGGCTGAATTCGTGCAAGAAGAAGCGCGGGAAGAGGCGGTTACGGATCACACGGCGCGCAGCGAGCACGACATCTCGCGCGACGACGATCGGCAATCGGAAGATTAG